From the genome of Bacteroidia bacterium:
AAGAGTCTTGGTGATATTTTCATGATTGGCAGTAATCATGTTCGAACTTTTATTAGCTAAATTTTCAATTGCGGTCATCACATCTGTTGTTTTAGTAATGGCTGCCTGTAATTGACCTGTTTTGACTACCACAGAATCTAAGTAGTCAACTATTCTTTCAATCTTTTTTGCTATAGGATCCACTGATTGAGTAAACTCATCCAACAGTGACACTTCAGTACTGGATAGAAGGGTATCACCGGATTCTAAGTAAGTGTTGTAATGATCATTTAAAATCAGTTTAATTGATTTTCCGCCTAACAAACCATCTGAAACGATTTCAGCGGTTGAATTAATGGGAATGTCAAGAGGCTCAACAATTTTGAGGATTGTAACAATCTTATTTTTTTTAGTATCGCGAGTCAAGGAGTTGATATATCCCACTTTATATCCATTGAGAAGTACGCTCTGCCCTTTTCTTAATCCGGGTGTTTGGTCATATACTGCAACGTAATAAGTTTTAGGTTTGAAAAAATCCCCCTCATTAGCCATATAGTTATATCCCAATATCAGGAAGGTGATTGCAACTGCGGTCAGTGCTCCAATTTTACTTTCGTTTGATACTTTCAATTTTCTGTTTTTTTGCTTTTTGAAAAGGCTTGCAAAAGTAGTGGTTTAAATTTTTTATTTGCTACTTTTAGCTTGGTTGTTTGCGTAATATTTTTTGAATGCTTGAAAGATAGCAAGTGCGATTTTTTCTTGTCCATGTTCAGAAGTCATTGAAGCTCTATCTTTTGGATTAGTTAAAAAACCAATCTCAACCAATACGCTGGGCATAGATGTTTTCCATAGAACAAGAAAACCGGCTTGTTTAACCCCTCTGCTTTTGAGAGAAGTGTGGTTTTGAAATTCATTTTCAACATCCTCTGCAATTTCAAGACTTTTGGTAATAAATGCATTTTGATAAAGTGAGAAAATGATATGTCCGACAGGAGAGTTGGGGTCAAATCCTCCATAGCTCTCATTGTGTTGGTAGTCAGCTTCTAAAAGTATAGAGGCGTTTTCGCGTTTTGCAACAGCAAGCCATCCTTCGTTCTTGTGGGTTCCCATTACAAAAGTCTCTGTGCCTTCTGCTGCACTATTGTCATTGGCATTGCTGTGAATGGAAATAAATAAATCACCATTTGCTTTGTTAGCAATTTTAGATCGTTCAGATAGTTCAATAAAAACATCTTTCTCGCGAGTGAAGACTATGTTTACATTATTCAAACTGTCGCTAATCAATTTACCTAATTTCTTGCCGACAGCAAGCACTACATCTTTCTCATTGAATCCTGCACTCTGTCCTCCCGGGTCTTTTCCTCCGTGTCCGGGGTCAATGATTACGGTGAATTTTTTATCTTGTTTGTTGTAGCTAACGTCAAGAAATGCAGCATGTATAACTGCACTTGCCAACAAAATCCAACTCAGTGTTTTTTTCATTATTACTTCCTTGATTGGTGGTTTAAGCCTGAATTTTTGTCTTAGCTTTGCGCCTTCAATTTTGAAACGCAATTTTAGTGCCTCAGTTTTGAACCACCTAAACTTTAAGCCATTTTCTATACATCTGTACCTGTGGATAACAGCAGTGTTTATGTTATCCGGTTTTGGGTCTTTTAGCCAAAATGTCTCAACATGGAATAGAAATTTAAAGGATTCTACTGTGATTGGGGTGCAACAAAATTCGTCTATCATTATAGACAGCACCCGTAAACAAGGTGAGATGAGAGTCTCTAAAGATGCCCTTGAAACAAAAGTGGCTTATCAAGCCAAAGATTCAGTAATATTGGATTTGAGGAATAAACGGGTTTATTTATATGGCGAAGCGAAAGTTAATTATGGCGAAATGGCACTTGCTGCGGCTTATATTGAAATAAATTTTGAAATTAAAGAACTCAAAGCAAGGGGTAGGTTGGATAGTCAGGGTAATTATGTTGACCTGCCTGCTTTTAAAGATGATGAAAGAGAAGTAGGGGCAGACACAATGCATTATAATTTTGCAACAAAGCGTGGGAGAATGCAGGGTGTACGTATGCAGGAAGGCGAAGGATACGTTTTGTGTAACCGTGTGTTTAGAGATAGTTCAGGTGTGATTTTTACTGATTTAGGTAAATATACAACTTGCGACTTAGACCATCCGCATTTCTATCTGAATGCAAGAAAACTCAAGATAATTCCTAATAATAAGATTGTTTTTGGTCCGGCTAATTTAGTTGTAGAGGATGTCCCTTTGCCCACATACCTGCCATTTGGACTTTTTCCTACCAAAAAAGGACAGACTTCCGGAATATTGATTCCTCAATACGGTTTGAGCCAGTCGCGTGGTTATTATCTTTCAAACGGAGGTTATTATTTTCATTTAAGTGATTATTTAGACCAGGCACTAACAGGAGATTTTTATTTTAGAGGAAGCTGGGGGGTACATTCTCACACTCGTTATGCAAAACGCTATAAATACAATGGTTCATTGAACTTAGGCTATGCTTATAATATCTTTGGTGAAAAAGGATTGCAAGATTATAGGGTTTCTCCTGATTATAAAATAAGATGGGTACATAATCAAGATGCAAAAGCCAAACCTGGAACAGGTTTTAGCGCAGATGTCGATATTGTGAGCAATCAATATAATTTAAACAACTCTTTTGATGCCAATCAAATTGTAGCCAGTCAATATCGGTCTTCTGTTTCTTATTCTAAAATGATGAAGTCCGGTAAGTACAATTTAAGAATAGGGCTTAATCACAGTCAGAACACTCAGACAAGAGATTTTAATATTGATTTGCCAAACATTAACTTTGATGTTGCACGTCTGACACCTTTTAAACGTAAAAATGCAATTGGAAAACCACGCTGGTACGAAACCATTGGACTTAGTTATAATACAAATTTTGCTAACCGATTAAACACATACGATTCCTTGCTCACAAGCTCTACTGTCTTAAATGATTTCCGCAATGGAATCAGCCACTCTATTCCTATCAGTACTTCTGTGAAATTTTTGAAAAATTATTTTACATTAAACCCTTCATTTAATTATGAGGAATATTGGTATTTTAAGACTATCAGAAAAGACTATAATTCAACTACCAATAAGGTGGAAATGCGTGATGTAGATGGATTTGCAAGAGCTTCAAGTTTTTCGGCTAATGCAAGTATTAATACACGTGTATTTGGTACTTTTAAGTTTAAAAGAAATCCTAAAATTGAGGCAATTCGACATGTCATAACCCCTTCGTTGAATTTTAATTACAGCCCTGATTTCTCTAATGCTAGGTTTAATTATTACCGCGATGTGCAAGTTGATTCATTGGGACATATGAACAGATATTCCATTTTTGAAAATGGTGTAAAAGGAGGACCGGGACAGGGCAGGAGAGGTATGATAGGATTATCTATTATAAACAATCTTGAAATGAAGAGGATTATCAAAACGGATACTTCTTCTGATTTCAGCTATGTCAAACTCATTGAATCATTTGACATCAATGGAAATTATAATTTTTTAGCGGACAGCTTTAGGTTTAGCAATTTGCGTTTTAATGCCAGAACCACATTGTTTAAAAAACTTTCTATTCAACTCAATGGAGATTTGGATTTGTATGCAAGAGAAAACAACCGTAGGATAGATAAATTACAAATATTAAAAAACGGGAATCCGGGACATTGGAATAATGCAAGCCTTGTTGCCTCATTTTCACTCAATCCGGAGGCATTTAAAAATGGACAACCTGTATATACTCCTCCCAATGGAGCCATGTTGACAGATCAAGAATGGCGCAATATTGCAATGTATCCCTATAATTATGTGGATTTTAACGTACCTTGGAATCTGAATGTCAATTATTCGTTGAGGTATCAAGAGAATTATGGCAATACAAAAAACATCTCAAATATTTTTAACTTTTCCGGAGATGTAAGTCTGACTGAAAATTGGAAGATATCAGTAACTTCCGGATATGATGTAACTCGTAAAGAAATTGCTTATACTTCAATTGATTTTATTCGCGACTTACATTGTTGGCAGTTTAATTTTAATTGGATACCACTGGGAGAGAGAAAAAGCTTTTTCTTTACTTTACGTGCAAAATCAAGTCTGTTGCAAGATTTAAAACTGAACAAGCGCGGTTTCTGGTTTGATAAATAGGGTTTGTTTTGATTAACCTTATATTGTAAATCTTGCGCATGTAATTTTTGACCAACATTTTTATCAGGGTATATAAAAAAAACAGAAGAAAGCATTTGCTTTCTTCTGTTTTGGAATGGTTCCTTTGTAATTCGATTTTATCTTGCACATAAAGACAATACTAAACCGTTTACTTCACTTCTTCAAAGTCCACATCTTGTACATTGTCTGCACCACCTTTGTTGTCGGTGTTGGCTTGTGGATTTTCAGTGTTAGGGCTTGCATTGTTCTGTTGAGCATTGTACATGTCTTGTGAAGCGGCTTCCCAAGCTTTGTTCAGCGCCTCTGATGCAGAGTCAAGAGCTGTTAGATTCTTTTCCGAATGTGCTTTTTTCAATTCAGCAAGTGCAGATTCAATAGTACCTTTCTTTTCGGCCGGAATCTTGTCTCCATACTCTTTAAGATTCTTTTCAGAAGTAAAGATAAGCGTGTCTGCAACATTGAGTTTATCAATTTCTTCTTTCGCTTTTTTGTCTGCTTCTGCATTTGCTTCAGCTTCTTTTTTCATACGCTCGATTTCCTCTTTGCTCAAACCTGATGACCCTTCAATGCGAATGTGTTGTTCTTTGTTGGTTCCTTTGTCGCGTGCGTGAACGTTTAGAATTCCGTTTGCATCAATATCAAATGTAACTTCGATTTGAGGCACACCTCTTGGAGATGGTGGTATTCCATCTAAAGTAAATCTGCCAATGCTCTTGTTATCACGTGCCATAGAGCGTTCACCTTGCAATACATGGATTTCTACTTGTGGCTGATTATCTGCTGCGGTAGAGAATACTTCACTTTTCTTAGTTGGAATAGTAGTGTTGGCATCAATTAATTTGGTGAAAATGCCTCCCATTGTTTCAATTCCAAGTGAAAGAGGGGTTACGTCAAGAAGCAATACATCTTTCACATCACCGGCTAGCACTCCACCTTGAATTGCAGCACCGATAGCTACCACCTCATCAGGATTCACACCTTTTGATGGTGCTTTGCCAAAGAATTTCTCTACTGCTTGTTGAATTGCAGGGATACGAGTAGAACCTCCTACCAAAATCACTTCGTCAATATCAGCGGTTGTGTAACCTGCATTTTTGAGTGCTGATTTACAAGGTTCGATTGTTCTTTGAATCAAATCATCCACTAATTGCTCAAATTTAGCTCTTGTTAGATTTGTTACAAGGTGTTTTGCAACTCCGTCAATGGCGGTGATATATGGAAGATTTATCTCAGTAGCAGCAGAGGATGATAACTCAATCTTGGCTTTCTCAGCGGCTTCTTTAAGACGTTGCATAGCTGTTGGGTCTTTAGAGATGTCAATGCCAGGATTGTCTTTTTTAAATTCTTCAACTAACCAATCAATAATTCTGTGGTCAAAATCATCTCCTCCTAAGTGGGTATCTCCGTCAGTTGACTTTACTTCAAACACTCCATCGCCAAGCTCAAGAATAGACACGTCATGTGTACCTCCTCCGCAGTCAAACACTGCAATCTTCATGTCTTTATGTCTTTTATCTAATCCGTAAGAAAGAGCGGCAGCAGTAGGCTCGTTAATAATCCTGCGAACTTTTAATCCTGCAATTTCTCCTGCTTCTTTCGTAGCTTGTCTTTGAGCATCGTTAAAATATGCAGGTACGGTGATAACAGCTTCTGAAACAGTAGTTCCAAGGTAATCCTCTGCGGTCTTCTTCATTTTTTGAAGAATGATTGCTGAAATTTCTTGAGCAGAATATTTTCTGTCTCCAATTTCAATACGAGGAGTGTTGTTTTCACCTTTTACAACTTTGTAAGGCACCCTTGCAATCTCTTTACCTACTTGATCATAGGTATTACCCATAAATCTTTTAATGGAAAAAATGGTGTTTTGTGGGTTTGTGATAGCCTGACGTTTGGCAGGGTCACCCACTTTTCTCTCACCGTCTTTCAAAAATCCAATCACAGAAGGTGTGGTTCTTTTACCTTCTGAATTGGGGATTACAACGGGCTCGTTTCCTTCCATAACAGAAACACAAGAGTTTGTAGTTCCTAAGTCAATTCCAATTATTTTGCTCATTTGCTATTTGATTTTTCATCTGTTTCTCAACCATTATGCCATCAAGTCAGAATAGACTTTTTGGCTGTCAGAAATGATGCTTACTTGTCAGAATGGCACATTTGGCAGAAAATTAAGACTTATTAAGCGAATTATCGTGTCAGAACCGCATATACAAACCGAATCATGTTGGTAATAGGATTTCTGGTAAAGACTTTTTTGGTAATCGTGTCTTCTATTGATTGGGTAAGGGCAGGAGAGTGTAATAAAATATTGTGGTGATTTCTGAGCGGATGTGATTCAAGCAGAAACTTTTGGTCAGAAGCTTTGGTATGTGTAGAGTTGTCTCCAAAGCCAATGTTGACAACCAAATTGTCTGATGGAGAGACCGATTTAAGTCCTTGTACCCAATTCAAATATTGGTTTTGGAAATCCCAAGTGTCAATTTTGTTTTTATGTGTAAGCAGCAGGTTTCTGTACCAGAGTAGTTTGTTGTTGAGATTGCCCGGTACTAAATCGAAACGAAATTTGTAATCTTTCAAAGGAGTGGTGGTGTAATTGTCCCATACTCTTTTCCAAGTTGCCCAGCCCCAAATATGAGAATAACTGATTAGAATATGATTTTGTTGAATTTGCTTGTCAAACTCAACCAATGTGAAACCTGACACATGTCCTACCGTCACATCCTTTTCATAGAGTTTTAGCATATTGGAGCAAAATACAAAGAAATCATCATTGGGCAGGCAATCATCTTCTAAAATTATACCTTGTTCCGTGTGCTCAAAAAACCAAGTAATGGCAGAAGACACAGCGAGTTTGCATCCTAAATTCTGAGTGCGATAAAGGGTGTGCAGTTCACATTCCCAGTCTATATTGAATATAGCTTTGACTTGTTCAACCGTTTTGGCTTCTTGTGTATTTCTGGGACCGTCAACAGCGACAAAGAGTTGAGCCGGTTTGGCTTTTTTGATTTGGTCAAAAACCCGTGTCGTCTGTGCAGGACGGTTAAATGCAATGAGTAGGACAGGAGCAATGTAGTCAGCCATAGCGGGCGTTTTAGGGGCGGCAAGATACAACTGATTTTTTACGATAGTGTTTATAGTATAAGAAATTTACTTTAACTTTGTAAAAGCAAATTATGATGTTTAAGAATTTAAAAAAGAAGTTGTTACGAATCTTGCCGATTCACTACTATAAGATTAAAAGATGGTATTCTCAAGAGGGAGAGGATGCCATAATTCAAACATATTTTGAAGATATAGGAATGAAAAGAAAAGGATTTTATGTAGATATTGGTGCACATCATCCCATCAGGTTTTCAAATACTCATTTGTTGTATAAAAGCGGTTGGAAAGGGTTAAACTTTGAACCTAATGTATCAAGCGGTAGGGCGTTTAAACTCTTCCGAAGAAGAGATAAAACAGTCCACATAGGAATTGGAAATGAAGAGTGTGAAAAAGACTTTTATGTGTTTGATGAACCAGCGATTAATAGTTTTGACAAAGCTGTTTCAGAAGACCGGGATAAAGAAAGTCCTTACAAACTTATAAAAGTTATAAAAATACCCATAATGAGATTGGAAACGGCACTTGACAAATATTTGCCCAAGAATCAGAAAATTGATTTAATGTCCATAGATGTTGAGGGATTGGATTTAGAGGTAATGAAAAGCAATAATTGGGAGAAGTATAAACCCAATATGTTGTTGGTGGAAGATTTGGATTTTGACTTTGAAAATCTGCAATCATCAGAGGTTTGGAATTTCCTTAAAAAGCAGGATTACAAGATTTATGCAAAAACCCACAGGACATTAGTGTTTGTGAGTAATAAAATCGAAAAATAAAACCAACATGAAGAAGATACTTTTATTGGCTGTTTTGATACTTAACATCAATAAGGTATACTCTCAATTTGACACCCTTTTTTGGTTTGTTGCACCCGAGGTTCTGAATTATGGATATGATTTTGACAGACCTATTGTTTTCAGAATATCGACTGAGAATTTTGCAAGTACCGTTACTATTGATTTTCCCGCTAATCCTCTATTAACCCCTTATGTGATCAACATCGGTGCAAATAACACTCTAACACAAGATGTTACGACTTATATAAACGATTTAGAAAATATCCAGCCCAATCAGGTATTAAACAAAGGAATAAGGATTAGAGCAACACAACCTGTGAGCGTCTACTATGAAGTAGTAAGTTCTATCCAATCTTTTTGCACATATTGTAGCCCAGATATTTTCACACTAAAAGGACAAAAGGCATTAGGTACTAAGTTTTATATCCCTTTTCAAACTGTATATCCTAACGGTACAAGCGGTTCTTATGCTGCTTTTGACATAGTAGCAACAGAAGACAATACATTTGTTACCATAACACCAAGTCAAAATATTGTGGGAGCAACAGCAGGAAACCCACTTACAGTTGTATTAAACAAGGGGCAAACATTTTCTGCAAGATCATCTTCTCAACAAGGCAATTTAAAACCGAGTGGTTCTAAGGTAATATCAAACAAACCGATTGCGATAACTATTAAAGACGATTTGGTTTTAATATCATCTTGTCAGGACTTGGCGGGCGACCAACTTGTTCCTGTTGATTATACTGGTACAGAATATATTGTGGTAAAAGGAAATCTAAATCCCTTTGACATAGTTTCAATTTTGGCAACGGAAGACAATACAAATGTCGTCATTAACGGAACTTCGGTAGCAACTTTGAATGAGGGACAAACCTTTACATACAATCTCACTATCAACTGTATTTATATCCAAACAACAAAAAAAACGTATGTAATTCATTTGACGGGAACGGGGTGTGAGGGTTCGTTAGCGGTTATTCCAGCTTTGTTCTTTTCATGTATCAAGCAATATGGTTTTACACGCCCTTCCGCTGATGATTTGTTTTTGTTTGTGATAGTAAAAAACGGTGGCGAGGGGAGTTTTGTGTTAAACGGTAACAGCACTCTGTTTATACCTGCTGATTTTTCAAATGTCCCCAATACAGGAGGACTTTACAAATACGCTAAAAAATCTTTCAATACTTCCACAGTACCTTCTAATGCAGGAAGTTTAATCAGAAATACAACACACCCTTTTCAGTTTGCATTACTAAATGGTAGAAATTCCGCAGGTGGTTCTCGCTATGCTTATTTCTCAAATTTTGAGGGCGAAAATAATGAAGTAGATATTTCAGCCGAAAAAGCCGCACTTTGCGAGGGCGACACAATCCGTTTATATGGTCAAACTCTTGACCCCAATACCGTTAGTTGGACAGGTCCCAATGGCTTTACTTCCAATCAACTCAATATTGTTATTCCCAATGTATCGCCTGTTCATGCAGGCTACTATGTATTCACAACTTCCGCCCCTGCTTGCGGTTCCGGCAAAGATTCTGTTTATATAACTATCGCCTCCAAACCCATCAAACCCACAGTGAGTTCCAATCTCCCCGTTTGTTTGGGAGAAAAACTAATCTTAAAAATCACAAATAAACCCGGATTTGCTCATACTGTATCGTGGGATAAAGGTGCAAAAAGAGCTATTGGCATTGACGATTCATTGGTTTTTTATCCCACATTTCAGTCAGACGAAGCTGTGTATTCCGTACAATACCGTTCAGTCAGCAACGGTTGTTTGAGCGATACCGCACAAATCAAAGTGTCTCTGTTGCCCTTACCCGACAAGCCCTCTATTACTTCTACTGCTACCAAGTATTGCGAATTTGACCATGTTGTCATCAGCAATAAAACGACTGTGCCACTAAGCACACAGTTTTCATGGAAAGGCGAACATGGGTTCTCGTCAAACCTTCGAAATATGATTGATTTAGACAGCATTAGAACCGGACAATCGGGTTGGTATAAACTCACCTTGATTGACAGCAATGGATGCAAGAACGAGAGTGATTTGATTTATATTGACGTTATCCCTTATCCTGATTTGAGCAATGTATCCATTAGGTCAAATAGCCCTATTTGTTCTGGAGAGCCACTGAATCTCAAAGTACTTAATATAGATAGTAGTTTGGCAGTCAAATGGAAAGGTCCGTCAGGTTTTAGTTCAACATTGAAAGACATACTAATTCCAAATACCACCACTGCCATGTCAGGGATATACAAACTAAGTGTGAGCCGTGATATTTGTGAATTTTCAGACACCTTGCAAACAGCTGTTTTAGTTAGACAAACACCCCGTGCGGATTTTGATTTTTTCCCTGCCATAGCGCGTACAGGACGCAATATTCACTTTATTAATAAGAGTTCTTTTGCTGCTGCTTATGAATGGAATTTTGGAGATTTCTCTGACCATTCGCCAGCCATTAACCCTGACCATATTTATGAACGTGAGGAAAGATTGTATATAACACTGATTGCATACAATATCGATTCTACTTGCATAGATTCTTCTGTCAAAAGACTGGATGTGTATAACTCCGAAGAAGGAGTGTATGTTCCAAGTGCTTTTTCTCCAAACAATGACGGGAATAATGATATCTTTAAAGTAGTAGCAACAGGGGTAAAATTTGAAATTACATTAGAAGTTTATAATCGCTGGGGAGGTCTGATATTTAAAACGGAAGATGCTCGAAATATTGGTTGGGACGGAACCAACAGTGACATTCCGTGTCAGGAAGGGGTGTACATGTATGTTGTGCGATACATAAGCCTTGAAGATAAAGCTATTGTTACCTCCGGCACGGTTACTTTGTTGAGATAAAATCGCACACTATTCACCCCACAAATGCGGAAAGAGAAAGAGTCCTGACAAAAGGTAAAGAATATCTAAAACCGTAATCAATGCCAATTCTTGTAAAATATTAGTTAAATCGGCATTAGCAGTCAATAACTCATTGGAAGCTGTAAATACAACCATCAATAACGGAATTAACAATGGTATAGAAAGTAATGGCAATAAGACGGCAGCATTATTACTTGCCGATGCAATGGCGCCTGTAAAAGTGAAAATAGCTGCAAAACCAAGAGAACACACTATGGACAAAGTAAATAGCGGAAGTAATGGAATAGGCGTAAAACCATATAACAAAATCAAAAATATCGCTCCAAATAAACTAACCATTAGGATATAAATAAAATTGCTGAAAGTGCGCAACACAAAGAAATCTTTTGGTGCAATGATTTGATAAATATACAAATTTAACCCTTTTTGAGTCTGCAAGAAACTACGACTCAGCCCGCTCACAGACGCCATCAACGTGATGAGCCAGTAAAAGACCGACCAATCTTGCCCTTGCGGATGCTCCATGCCGTAATAAAATACAAGAACAAACGCAAAAGCCTGCATAACAGACGTAAGTATAAGTCTGCGCGAATTAAGTTCGAGAGAAATTTCAAGGGAAAGCCATTTAGTATAATTTTCAAGGGTTTTCAATGTGATTTTTTGCCTTAATTTGCGCCTTGCAAAATAATAGAAATACTTTTATGATTACTCCCTTCGAAAATTTATCAGACACGCACCAAGCTATTCTCAAAGATGCACCTTTTTGGGTAACCATGTGGGTTGGACTCGCAGACGGACATTTTACTCAAAAAGAACAGATTAAAGCAATTCAGACTTTAGAAATAAAGGCTTTTTCTGAATCACATGATGTGAGTGTTTTATACCAAGAAATCAAAAATCCTGCTTCAAGAATGGCTGATTTGTTGAATGAATTAATTGGAGATGTGGAAGCAGATCAGGTATTTGTAAAAGAGAAATTATTAGAAGTAAAGACTGTTTTAGAAGACATAGATAAATCATTTGCCCATGCACTTTTCAGAAGTTTGAAAAATGTCGGAGTCTATGTTGCCCTTGCTTCAGGTGGTATTTTCGGTTATGATAATATCAGCAGATCAGAAAAAGTAGCATATTCATTGGACTTTGTTAAACCAAACATTCAATAATGTTTTCAAAAATCTTAATTGCAAATCGAGGAGAGATTGCGGTGCGTGTCATTAGGACTTGCCGCGAGATGGGAATTAGAACTGTTGCCGTATATTCAGAAGCAGATGCAGACGCACTCCATGTGAGGATGGCAGATGAATGTTACTGTATAGGTGCAGCCACCTCTTCGGAATCGTATTTAAGAATTGATAAAATAATAGATGTATGTAAAAAGTCCGGTGCAGAAGCCGTACATCCCGGATATGGATTTCTAAGTGAAAATGCCGGCTTTGCTCGAGCATTAAAAGAGGCAGGGATTACATTCATTGGTCCATCAGCAGAAAGCATGGAACTAATGGGAAGTAAAATTGCCAGTAAGCAGGCAGTGGCTAAGTTTGGTGTGCCTTTAGTACCGGGTATCAATACTGCTATTACAGACCCAATTGCAGCAGAACAAACTGCAATAGAAATTGGTTTTCCTGTCTTGATTAAAGCCTCAGCAGGAGGTGGCGGTAAAGGAATGAGGGTAGTAAATAATAAAGAAGAATTTCTCTCTGCTTTGCAAATGGCACAAAGTGAAGCCCGAAATTCATTTGGTGATGATTCTGTATTCATTGAGAAATATGTGCAGAAACCTCGACATATTGAAATACAGGTATTGGCAGATGGAAACGGCAACAGTATTTATTTGTTTGAGCGTGAATGTTCAATTCAACGCAGACATCAGAAATTAGTGGAAGAGGCTCCTTCGGGCATTTTGACACCGGAACTTAGAAAAAAAATGGGAGAGGCTGCTGTGAATGTTACGAAAGCGTGCGACTATCAAGGTGCAGGAACAGTTGAATTTTTGTTGGATGCCAATATGAATTTCTATTTTTTAGAAATGAATACTCGTTTGCAAGTTGAGCATCCGGTAACCGAACTGATTACCGGGCTGGACTTAGTGAGAGAGCAAATTAGAATAGCAGCAGGTTTAGGATTCTCTTTTAATCCCGAAGATTTAAAAATCAATGGACATGCAATAGAATTAAGAGTATGTGCCGAAGATCCTTATGAGAACTTCATGCCTGATACTGGACAATTAAGTGTATATAGAATTCCTAAGGGACCTGGCGTGCGTGTTGATGATTGTGTGGAAGAGGGGATGAGTATTCCGATTTTTTATGATAATATGTTTGCAAAATTGGTAGTGTGGGCAGAAACAAGAGAATTAGCCATACAGCGAATGAAACGTGCGATCTATGAGTTTGAAATTAATGGAGTGGCTACGACATTGCCTTTTGGTGAGTTTGTAATGAACCATCCTGATTTTGTGAATGCTGATTTTGATACATCATTTATTGCCAAGAATTTCACACCGGATAAATTGAGTACAACTGAAGTTTCTAATGATTTATT
Proteins encoded in this window:
- a CDS encoding gliding motility-associated C-terminal domain-containing protein, yielding MKKILLLAVLILNINKVYSQFDTLFWFVAPEVLNYGYDFDRPIVFRISTENFASTVTIDFPANPLLTPYVINIGANNTLTQDVTTYINDLENIQPNQVLNKGIRIRATQPVSVYYEVVSSIQSFCTYCSPDIFTLKGQKALGTKFYIPFQTVYPNGTSGSYAAFDIVATEDNTFVTITPSQNIVGATAGNPLTVVLNKGQTFSARSSSQQGNLKPSGSKVISNKPIAITIKDDLVLISSCQDLAGDQLVPVDYTGTEYIVVKGNLNPFDIVSILATEDNTNVVINGTSVATLNEGQTFTYNLTINCIYIQTTKKTYVIHLTGTGCEGSLAVIPALFFSCIKQYGFTRPSADDLFLFVIVKNGGEGSFVLNGNSTLFIPADFSNVPNTGGLYKYAKKSFNTSTVPSNAGSLIRNTTHPFQFALLNGRNSAGGSRYAYFSNFEGENNEVDISAEKAALCEGDTIRLYGQTLDPNTVSWTGPNGFTSNQLNIVIPNVSPVHAGYYVFTTSAPACGSGKDSVYITIASKPIKPTVSSNLPVCLGEKLILKITNKPGFAHTVSWDKGAKRAIGIDDSLVFYPTFQSDEAVYSVQYRSVSNGCLSDTAQIKVSLLPLPDKPSITSTATKYCEFDHVVISNKTTVPLSTQFSWKGEHGFSSNLRNMIDLDSIRTGQSGWYKLTLIDSNGCKNESDLIYIDVIPYPDLSNVSIRSNSPICSGEPLNLKVLNIDSSLAVKWKGPSGFSSTLKDILIPNTTTAMSGIYKLSVSRDICEFSDTLQTAVLVRQTPRADFDFFPAIARTGRNIHFINKSSFAAAYEWNFGDFSDHSPAINPDHIYEREERLYITLIAYNIDSTCIDSSVKRLDVYNSEEGVYVPSAFSPNNDGNNDIFKVVATGVKFEITLEVYNRWGGLIFKTEDARNIGWDGTNSDIPCQEGVYMYVVRYISLEDKAIVTSGTVTLLR
- the accC gene encoding acetyl-CoA carboxylase biotin carboxylase subunit, with product MFSKILIANRGEIAVRVIRTCREMGIRTVAVYSEADADALHVRMADECYCIGAATSSESYLRIDKIIDVCKKSGAEAVHPGYGFLSENAGFARALKEAGITFIGPSAESMELMGSKIASKQAVAKFGVPLVPGINTAITDPIAAEQTAIEIGFPVLIKASAGGGGKGMRVVNNKEEFLSALQMAQSEARNSFGDDSVFIEKYVQKPRHIEIQVLADGNGNSIYLFERECSIQRRHQKLVEEAPSGILTPELRKKMGEAAVNVTKACDYQGAGTVEFLLDANMNFYFLEMNTRLQVEHPVTELITGLDLVREQIRIAAGLGFSFNPEDLKINGHAIELRVCAEDPYENFMPDTGQLSVYRIPKGPGVRVDDCVEEGMSIPIFYDNMFAKLVVWAETRELAIQRMKRAIYEFEINGVATTLPFGEFVMNHPDFVNADFDTSFIAKNFTPDKLSTTEVSNDLLQAASIAAVEVYQMPQSAQYDTQEAPEASKWYQNRKG